From Motacilla alba alba isolate MOTALB_02 chromosome 20, Motacilla_alba_V1.0_pri, whole genome shotgun sequence, the proteins below share one genomic window:
- the CDK5RAP1 gene encoding mitochondrial tRNA methylthiotransferase CDK5RAP1: protein MLPGARALRAAGLLRPPGAAPSTGAALRARCGPGLRPVRRGFALPAGPDLRHFLRAAAAGQPGPSPELPPEPGSIPGAPKVYLETYGCQMNVSDTEIVWAILQKNGYARTKELNEADVILLVTCSVREKAEQAIWKRLQHLKALKGRRRQARAPLRVGILGCMAERLKEEILHREKLVDVVAGPDAYRDLPRLLAVAESGQQAANVLLSLDETYADILPVQTSAGGTTAFVSIMRGCDNMCSYCIVPFTRGRERSRPIASILREVKMLSDQGVKEVTLLGQNVNSFRDLSEVQFQSVAAPGLSRGFSTVYKAKPGGLRFSHLLDQVSRIDPEMRIRFTSPHPKDFPDEVLQLIQERHNICKQLHLPAQSGSTRVLEAMRRGYTREAYLELVHHVRDSIPGVSLSSDFIAGFCGETEEDHLQTVSLLREVRYNVGFLFAYSMRQKTRAHHRLQDDVPTDVKKRRLEQLIATFREEAARANAALVGQAQLVLVEGPSKRSASELCGRNDGNIKVIFPDAELEDAAECGAPGRAQPGDYVMVKVTSASSQTLRGVPLCRTTLSRAAASH, encoded by the exons ATGCTGCCCGGGGCCCGAGCGCtgcgggcggcggggctgctccgcccgcccggggccgctccAAGCACCGGGGCCGCCCTCAGGGCGCGCTGCGGGCCGGGACTGCGTCCGGTGAGGCGCGGCTTCGCGCTGCCCGCGGGGCCCGACCTGCGGCACTTCCTGAGGGCAGCTGCCGCGGGGCAGCCGGGGCCGTCGCCGGAGCTGCCGCCTGAGCCGGGCTCTATCCCCGGGGCCCCGAAAG TGTACCTGGAGACCTATGGCTGCCAGATGAACGTCAGTGACACCGAGATTGTCTGGGCCATCCTGCAGAAGAATGGCTATGCCAGGACAAAGGAGCTGAATGAG GCAGATGTGATTCTTCTTGTCACCTGTTCTGTGAG ggagaaggcagagcaggcCATCTGGAAGCGTCTGCAGCACCTCAAGGCGCTGAAGGGCCGGCGGCGCCAGGCTCGTGCTCCGCTGCGCGTCGGGATCCTGG GATGCATGGCCGAGAGGCTTAAGGAGGAGATTCTGCACAGGGAGAAGCTGGTCGATGTCGTGGCAGGCCCTGATGCCTACCGTGACCTTCCCcggctgctggcagtggcagagTCTGGCCAGCAAGCTGCCAATGTCCTGCTGTCCCTAGATGAGACCTATGCTGACATTCTGCCTGTCCAGACTAGTGCAGGTGGCACAACAGCATTTGT GTCCATCATGCGGGGCTGCGACAACATGTGCAGTTACTGCATCGTGCCCTTCACCCGAGGCCGGGAAAGGAGCCGCCCCATCGCCTCCATCCTGCGGGAGGTGAAGATGCTCTCGGATCAG GGAGTGAAAGAAGTGACCCTCTTGGGTCAGAATGTCAACAGCTTTCGAGACCTGTCTGAGGTGCAGTTTCAGTCAGTGGCTGCCCCGGGCCTCAGCCGTGGCTTTAGCACAGTCTACAAAGCCAAACCAGGAGGTTTGCGCTTCTCGCACCTGCTGGACCAGGTCTCTAGGATTGATCCAGAAATGAGGATCCGTTTCACCTCCCCACACCCCAAGGATTTTCCTGATGAG GTTCTGCAGCTCATCCAGGAGCGACACAACATCTGCAAACAGCTgcacctcccagcccagagtGGGAGCACACGAGTCCTGGAGGCCATGCGGCGAGG ATACACAAGAGAAGCGTATTTAGAGCTCGTGCACCACGTGCGTGACTCTATTCCAG GGGTGAGCTTGAGCAGTGATTTCATTGCTGGGTTCTGTGGAGAGACAGAGGAGGATCACCTGCAGACGGTGTCCTTGCTGCGGGAAGTCCGCTACAACGTCGGCTTCCTGTTTGCCTACAGCATGAGACAG aagACGCGGGCGCATCACCGGCTGCAGGACGATGTCCCCACGGATGTGAAGAAGCGGCGGCTGGAGCAGCTCATTGCCACCTTCCGGGAGGAGGCTGCCAGGGCCAACGCAGCACTGGTGGGACAGgcccagctggtgctggtggaAGGG CCCAGCAAACGCTCTGCCTCGGAGCTGTGTGGGAGGAACGACGGCAACATCAAGGTGATCTTCCCCGATGCTGAGCTGGAGGATGCTGCCGAGTGTggggctccaggcagagcccagcctggggactACGTGATGGTGAAG GTAACCTCTGCCAGCTCGCAGACCCTGCGGGGAGTTCCGCTCTGCCGGACCACCCTGTCccgtgctgctgcttctcactga